The following coding sequences lie in one Mus musculus strain C57BL/6J chromosome 11, GRCm38.p6 C57BL/6J genomic window:
- the Qrich2 gene encoding glutamine-rich protein 2 isoform X8 — protein MPPSLVANRVSLRELADLAIGTPEVGAVNFTALHTLIVSILKSLNLQEVLIDFHYPSTETGRGTESLHGTHSAPHLPTSKEKHQSLPRLSQTPQELENQVKDLGNQVLDLTKQFKTMDNKVQGMATQIDQISVPELQQEEEIALVTQQVSLTKFSKIYESEEMMEKPEPTVKMPTEMVQLKPSRTPSLTKPTSVLQDLIEDVKILKQASELQELLQRFNELEKLVKSREEYLDLLSRRLNLLAPGGEEITMVTWEELEQVIGDGWRASKGSSDSSTATVGKHKFTSSDLLPSGMFLRAADQALDSTGGIERISSRDQSRSTTAFRDMAREPSQVISETDRQTYARRDEQLPGQTQRGGIPRTEPFGMDQPRLIDAVMPTTTGQLGVKPPEMYGQELVPVDKAQSGGLPPSGPDKELKKLSTIQLGTVPPSTYQQGMMLPGMDREGTEQAAVRDSGQGPWPTAQQGLIAVGVDQHGLPIPGTGQQGLPPQHMDQRGLVTPGTDQRAFSPSLSDERTLVSLGLMQVSTDQQGFRQSSLTSRFIQPGAEQLRVEQRGVAQPGLDRRSSVPVGTERRASLQALAEKRSSVPIEVEQQSLAQSRAGQQGLGQPSTVSGGLIQPGTDQHLVPPGVDQPSLIQPGAFPLSLAQLGADQQGLIQTDTGQPVWVQPSTDQSGGVQPGAYLPGWVQPSVDQRDLVQVGMDQQELRQPGAVQPGLVQPGAYAPGLMQVGASQDGLLQPGMDQLGLVQPGTAWSLVQPDVDQLDMAQPHGILPGLAQPRGVLPGMVQPGAVQPGVLQPGAVQPGVLQPGAVQPGVLQPGAAQPGLVQPGAAQPGLVQPGAAQPGVLQAGAVQPGVLQAGAVQPGMVQQGPVQPGVLQAGAAQPGMVHPGAAQPGMVQPGSVQPGMVQLGAVQPGVLQAGAVQFGMVQPGAVEPGVLRAGAVQLGMVQPGAVQLGVFRAGAVQPGVLQAGAVQPGMVQQGPVQPGVLQAGAVQPGMVQQGPVQPGVLQAGAVQPGMVQQGPVQPGVLQAGAVQPGMVQQGPVQPGVLQSGAVQPGMVQPGILPSGWGQPVAYSLGLGQPGIGQYGLVQPRVDRYGFVQPGVARGLLQPSDSQRALMQPGVGQVEWIQPGMSRRDLVQPGADESGLAQGGMAQQGLVQSGMARQGLAQPGMARQGVAHPGMARQGVAHPGKARQGVAHPGKARQGVAQPDLAQPGAPSEDKFGLAQPIVDQSAFMQPGMDQRGLVQPRMYQYGFVDPSDLQRNFLQPRGVLPRLVQPVVDQGGPLQAGLAQSRMVQPITDQRGPVQPETLQPRQVQPSTSRRGLVQSLLTPYGLMQPGAAQLGLVQPGMEQLGEERRGLLQPGMDQPGLLQPGTDQPGLLQPGADQPGLLQPGADQPGLLQPGADQPGFLQPGADQPGFLQPGAARLDRIQPGMVEPGAGPQGLGQPDLAPPPFIHPGIFPRGIFQPATLPRGFRQPTPTQPDFVTPSIDLRFPTMEVEPQQPQLPQLYQLPTALQTRQGILPEGVHRISGQKAKTRTVEVQYDIEEAGLPEEVQRVEVDTQVSWELSHLDSAAPTAPEQVITDSRTQDSWNYLQQFSSVSETRREQQRQESLPPSFPMAVETLRLIGELISLYLELKEQLKDLDEELAGQTDFEKIQYLITMIVKKTIPQDLAEQLKSLKTLNKEVRQDKAKLEKIQKFVDSAADTTGGKGVKPNHLSLQLGILRVTVSDIEKELNELRESQDRGKATMENSVSEASLYLQDQLDKLRTIIESMLGSSSTLLSMSITPHKSTACLVPGQIDPEATCPACSLDVSHQVSLLVQRYEQLQDMVSGLAASRPSKKAKLQGQDEELLGHVQSAILQVQGDCEKLNITTSNLIEDHRQKQKDIEVLYQGIERLDKEKANREHLEMEIDEKADKSALASKVSRIQFDATTEQLNHMMQELVAKMSGQEQDWQKLLDKLLAEMDSKLDRLELDPLKQMLEDRWKSLRQQLKERPPLYQADEAAAMRRQLLAHFHCLSCDRPLETTVTGQVISVTPIISSMPGHRSVRPYTVFELEQIRQQSRNLKLGSSFPRVDMSQMERSVGRLHSMHSRMLMDMEKVQVHFGGSVKASSQMIRELLHTQCLSHPCYKRGADTADYSYSTVSRRCGGSHTLTYPYRRNRPQHLSPLEEIQIAMKGLLGYCQVTSPKLLRQALNSRSSSLGLPK, from the exons ATGCCGCCCTCATTGGTGGCCAACAGGGTCTCCCTCCGGGAGCTAGCCGACCTGGCAATTGGCACTCCAGAGGTGGGCGCGGTGAACTTTACGGCCTTGCACACACTGATAGTGTCCATTCTCAAGAGCCTCAACCTCCAAGAAGTTCTTATCGACTTCCACTACCCATCGACTGAGACTGGCCGCGGAACTGAGTCTCTGCATGGCACTCACAGCGCCCCGCATTTGCCAACCAGCAAAGAGAAGCATCAGAGTCTACCTAGGCTGTCACAGACTCCACAAGAGCTAGAAAACCAGGTGAAGGACTTGGGTAACCAGGTACTGGACCTCACCAAACAGTTTAAAACTATGGACAACAAAGTACAGGGCATGGCCACACAAATAGACCAGATCTCAGTCCCTGAACTCCAGCAGGAAGAGGAGATAGCTCTGGTGACCCAACAGGTATCCCTAACAAAGTTCTCCAAGATCTATGAATCTGAGGAGATGATGGAGAAGCCTGAGCCCACAGTCAAGATGCCCACCGAGATGGTACAACTAAAGCCCTCAAGGACTCCCAGCCTGACCAAG CCCACGAGTGTGCTCCAAGACCTCATAGAAGATGTGAAAATTCTGAAGCAGGCTTCTGAGCTGCAG GAACTCCTTCAACGTTTTAATGAACTGGAGAAACTAGTTAAAAGCCGAGAAGAATACCTG GATCTATTAAGTCGGAGGCTGAATCTTCTTGCTCCGGGTGGTGAAGAAATCACCATGGTCACCTGGGAAGAGCTAGAACAAGTGATTGGTGACGGCTGGAGGGCCTCCAAAGGG AGCTCGGATTCGTCCACAGCAACCGTTGGCAAGCACAAATTTACCTCAAGTGACCTCCTTCCGAGTGGAATGTTTCTCAGAGCTGCTGACCAGGCTCTGGATTCCACTGGTGGTATAGAAAGAATCTCCAGCAGAGATCAAAGCAGATCTACTACTGCATTTCGGGATATGGCCCGTGAGCCATCCCAGGTCATATCCGAGACAGATCGCCAGACATATGCAAGAAGAGATGAGCAACTCCCTGGTCAGACTCAACGTGGTGGGATACCCAGGACGGAACCATTTGGCATGGATCAGCCTAGATTGATAGACGCTGTGATGCCCACCACTACGGGTCAGCTTGGTGTAAAGCCCCCCGAAATGTATGGCCAGGAATTAGTACCTGTTGATAAAGCTCAGAGTGGTGGGCTGCCACCATCAGGACCTGACAAGGAACTGAAAAAACTGAGTACAATCCAGCTTGGTACAGTTCCACCTAGCACGTATCAGCAAGGCATGATGCTTCCTGGAATGGACCGAGAGGGCACGGAACAGGCTGCTGTGCGTGACAGTGGTCAGGGACCATGGCCCACGGCTCAGCAAGGGTTGATAGCAGTAGGCGTAGATCAGCATGGATTGCCGATACCAGGCACAGGCCAGCAAGGACTGCCCCCACAACATATGGATCAGCGGGGTTTGGTAACACCTGGTACAGACCAACGTgcattctctccatctctttcagATGAACGTACCTTGGTGTCACTTGGTTTGATGCAAGTTAGTACAGATCAACAAGGTTTTAGACAGTCCAGCTTAACGTCACGCTTTATACAACCTGGTGCAGAACAGCTCAGGGTAGAGCAGCGTGGTGTAGCGCAGCCTGGTTTAGATCGGCGCAGTTCAGTGCCTGTAGGGACAGAACGGCGGGCTTCATTGCAGGCTCTTGCAGAGAAACGTAGTTCAGTGCCCATTGAGGTAGAACAGCAGAGTCTGGCACAGTCTAGGGCAGGTCAGCAAGGTTTAGGACAACCTAGCACAGTTTCGGGTGGTTTGATACAGCCTGGCACAGACCAACATTTGGTGCCTCCTGGTGTAGATCAGCCTAGCTTGATTCAACCTGGTGCATTTCCACTTAGTTTGGCACAACTTGGTGCAGATCAGCAAGGTCTAATACAAACAGACACAGGGCAGCCTGTTTGGGTTCAACCAAGCACAGATCAGAGTGGCGGGGTACAGCCTGGTGCATATCTGCCCGGTTGGGTACAGCCTAGTGTAGATCAACGTGACTTAGTACAAGTTGGAATGGATCAGCAGGAGCTGAGACAACCTGGTGCAGTTCAGCCCGGGCTGGTGCAGCCAGGTGCATATGCACCTGGGTTGATGCAAGTTGGTGCAAGTCAGGATGGTTTGCTTCAACCTGGAATGGATCAGCTTGGTCTGGTACAGCCTGGTACAGCCTGGAGTTTGGTGCAGCCTGATGTAGATCAGCTTGATATGGCACAACCACATGGAATTCTGCCTGGCCTGGCACAACCACGTGGAGTTCTGCCTGGCATGGTCCAACCAGGTGCAGTTCAGCCTGGTGTGTTGCAACCAGGTGCAGTTCAGCCTGGTGTGTTGCAACCAGGTGCAGTTCAGCCTGGTGTGTTGCAACCAGGTGCAGCTCAGCCTGGCTTGGTCCAGCCAGGTGCAGCTCAGCCTGGCTTGGTCCAGCCAGGTGCAGCTCAGCCTGGTGTGTTGCAAGCAGGTGCAGTTCAGCCTGGTGTGTTGCAAGCAGGTGCAGTTCAGCCTGGCATGGTCCAGCAGGGTCCAGTTCAGCCTGGTGTGTTGCAAGCAGGTGCAGCTCAGCCTGGCATGGTCCATCCGGGTGCAGCTCAGCCTGGCATGGTCCAGCCGGGTTCAGTTCAGCCTGGCATGGTCCAGCTAGGTGCAGTTCAGCCTGGCGTGTTGCAAGCAGGTGCAGTTCAGTTTGGCATGGTCCAGCCGGGTGCAGTTGAGCCTGGTGTGTTGCGAGCCGGTGCAGTTCAGCTTGGCATGGTCCAGCCGGGTGCAGTTCAGCTTGGTGTGTTTCGAGCAGGTGCAGTTCAGCCTGGTGTGTTGCAAGCAGGTGCAGTTCAGCCTGGCATGGTCCAGCAAGGTCCAGTTCAGCCTGGTGTGTTGCAAGCAGGTGCAGTTCAGCCTGGCATGGTCCAGCAAGGTCCAGTTCAGCCTGGTGTGTTGCAAGCAGGTGCAGTTCAGCCTGGCATGGTCCAGCAAGGTCCAGTTCAGCCTGGTGTGTTGCAAGCAGGTGCAGTTCAGCCTGGCATGGTCCAGCAAGGTCCAGTTCAGCCTGGTGTGTTGCAATCAGGTGCAGTTCAGCCTGGCATGGTCCAGCCTGGTATACTTCCTAGTGGTTGGGGGCAGCCTGTTGCATACTCACTTGGCTTGGGCCAACCTGGTATAGGTCAGTATGGTTTGGTTCAGCCAAGAGTTGATCGATATGGTTTTGTGCAGCCCGGTGTAGCACGTGGTTTACTCCAACCTAGTGACAGTCAGCGCGCTTTGATGCAACCTGGAGTAGGTCAAGTTGAGTGGATACAACCTGGAATGAGTCGTCGTGATTTAGTACAACCTGGTGCAGATGAGAGTGGTTTAGCCCAAGGTGGAATGGCTCAGCAGGGTTTGGTACAATCTGGCATGGCCCGGCAGGGTTTGGCACAACCTGGCATGGCCCGGCAGGGTGTGGCACACCCTGGCATGGCCCGGCAGGGTGTGGCACACCCTGGCAAGGCCCGGCAGGGTGTGGCACACCCTGGCAAGGCCCGGCAGGGTGTGGCACAACCTGACTTGGCACAACCTGGAGCACCTAGTGAGGACAAGTTTGGCTTGGCACAGCCTATAGTGGACCAGAGTGCTTTTATGCAGCCTGGCATGGACCAACGTGGCTTGGTACAGCCTAGAATGTACCAGTATGGTTTTGTGGACCCTTCTGATCTTCAGCGTAACTTCTTGCAACCCAGAGGAGTTTTGCCTAGGTTAGTCCAGCCTGTCGTGGATCAGGGTGGTCCGCTGCAGGCTGGACTGGCTCAGTCTAGGATGGTGCAGCCTATCACGGATCAGAGAGGCCCGGTGCAGCCTGAAACTCTTCAGCCTAGGCAGGTGCAGCCTAGTACAAGCCGTCGAGGCCTGGTGCAGTCTCTCCTGACTCCGTATGGCCTGATGCAGCCAGGTGCAGCTCAACTTGGTTTGGTGCAGCCTGGCATGGAGCAGCTAGGGGAAGAAAGGCGTGGCTTACTGCAGCCTGGCATGGATCAGCCTGGTTTGTTGCAGCCTGGGACAGATCAGCCTGGTTTGTTGCAGCCTGGGGCAGATCAGCCTGGTTTGTTGCAGCCTGGGGCAGATCAGCCTGGTTTGTTGCAGCCTGGGGCAGATCAGCCTGGTTTCTTACAGCCTGGGGCAGATCAGCCTGGTTTCTTACAGCCTGGGGCAGCTAGGCTGGACAGGATACAGCCTGGGATGGTTGAGCCTGGTGCAGGCCCTCAGGGTTTGGGTCAGCCTGACTTGGCCCCACCTCCTTTTATTCACCCTGGTATATTTCCTCGTGGTATATTTCAACCTGCTACACTTCCACGTGGTTTCAGACAACCCACTCCAACTCAGCCAGACTTTGTAACACCAAGCATAGACCTTCGCTTTCCAACAATGGAGGTTGAACCTCAGCAACCACAATTGCCCCAGTTATATCAGCTTCCTACAGCACTCCAAACCAGGCAAGGTATACTTCCTGAAGGGGTCCATCGGATCTCAGGTCAAAAAGCCAAGACAAGGACAGTTGAAGTTCAGTATGATATAGAAGAGGCTGGCCTGCCTGAAGAAGTCCAGAGAGTTGAGGTGGATACCCAGGTCTCTTGGGAGCTAAGTCACCTTGACTCGGCTGCCCCAACTGCCCCAGAACAAGTTATCACCGACTCCAGGACTCAGGATTCCTGGAACTATCTCCAGCAGTTCTCATCAGTAAGCGAGACTCGTCGAGAGCAGCAGCGGCAGGAGTCACTGCCTCCAAGCTTCCCCATGGCGGTGGAAACACTGCGCCTGATCGGGGAGCTCATCTCCCTCTATTTAGAACTGAAGGAACAGTTGAAAGACTTGGACGAGGAACTGGCCGGCCAGACTGACTTCGAGAAAATCCAGTACCTGATCACAATGATAG TCAAAAAGACCATACCCCAGGACCTGGCAGAGCAGCTGAAGAGCCTAAAGACGTTGAACAAGGAAGTTCGGCAGGACAAGGCAAAA CTAGAGAAGATACAGAAGTTTGTGGACAGTGCTGCTGACACCACCGGAGGGAAGGGAGTGAAACCTAACCATCTGAGCTTGCAGCTGGGCATCCTCAG AGTCACCGTGTCTGACATCGAGAAGGAGCTGAACGAGCTGAGAGAGAGCCAGGACCGAGGCAAGGCCACCATGGAGAACTCTGTCTCTGAGGCGTCTCTTTACCTACAGGATCAG CTGGACAAGCTCAGAACCATCATTGAGAGCATGCTGGGCAGCTCCTCCACGCTGCTCTCCATGAGCATAACCCCACACAAGTCCACCGCCTGCCTAGTGCCCGGCCAGATCGACCCCGAGGCCACCTGTCCGGCCTGCAGtctggatgtgagccaccaagtcAGTCTGCTGGTCCAGCGCTACGAGCAGCTACAGGACATGGTCAGTGGCCTCGCTGCCTCCAGACCCTCCAAGAAGGCCAAGCTGCAGGGCCAG GATGAGGAGCTGCTGGGCCACGTGCAGAGCGCCATCCTACAAGTCCAGGGTGACTGTGAGAAGCTCAACATTACCACGAGCAACCTCATTGAGGACCATCggcagaagcagaaagacatTGAA GTGCTGTATCAGGGGATAGAAAGGCTGGATAAGGAAAAGGCCAACAGAGAGCACCTGGAGATGGAGATTGATGAG AAAGCCGACAAGAGCGCTCTGGCATCCAAAGTGAGCCGGATCCAGTTTGATGCCACTACAGAGCAGCTGAACCACATGATGCAGGAACTGGTGGCCAAGATGAGCGGACAGGAGCAAGACTGGCAGAAACTTCTGGATAAGCTCCTGGCAGAGATGGACAGcaag CTGGACCGCCTGGAGCTGGATCCGTTGAAGCAGATGCTGGAGGACCGCTGGAAATCACTGCGGCAGCAGCTCAAAGAGCGCCCTCCACTCTACCAGGCCGACGAGGCGGCTGCCATGCGGAG GCAGCTCTTGGCTCATTTCCACTGCTTGTCCTGTGACCGTCCCTTGGAGACAACTGTGACTGGACA AGTCATCTCTGTGACCCCCATAATTTCGAGCATGCCAGGGCACCGTTCCGTCCGGCCTTACACTGTGTTTGAACTAGAGCAGATCCGACAGCAAAGCAGAAA CCTGAAGCTGGGCAGCAGCTTCCCTCGGGTTGACATGTCACAGATGGAGAGAAGCGTGGGGCGTCTGCACAGCATGCACTCCCGGATGCTGATGGACATGGAGAAGGTGCAGGTCCACTTCGGAGGCTCTGTGAAGGCCAGCAGCCAGATGATCCGAGAGCTGCTGCACACCCAGTGCCTCAGCCACCCATGCTACAAACG GGGAGCAGACACAGCAGATTACAGCTACTCGACTGTATCCCGTCGCTGTGGGGGCAGCCACACCCTCACCTACCCCTACCGGCGAAACCGCCCGCAGCACCTGTCTCCACTGGAGGAGATCCAGATCGCCATGAAG GGGTTGCTAGGTTACTGCCAAGTTACCTCTCCAAAGTTGctgaggcaggccttgaactcacgatccTCGAGCCTCGGACTCCCAAAGTAG